The segment GGTGGTTTTGGCGGCCAAAGCGGCGGGGCACACCCGGTCCCATACCGAACCCGGAAGTTAAGCCCGCCCACGTTCCAGCCAGTACTGAGGTACGCGAGTCCCCGGGAAAACCGGAACGCCGCCAACCACCCACCAAGACACCTTTTTAAAAAAATTTTTCGATTGGCTAACGCTAAATTAAATGTAATAAATCATATAATGATTATACAATTGAAAAAAGAAAACTAACACATATGAAAATTAGTTTTTCGTTTTTATATACCGGAGAAAGTAGGAAAAGAGGGCGCCCTACTTCCTCGACATTGCTTCTTTTCCCCTCTTGATAAGCTCACGGACTTTCTGGCCACCCTTCTTTCCGATGTTCTCGTAGTAGCCTTCGCCGTAGCGCTGCTTGGTGGTGTTACCACCTTTTCTACCAGCTTCTTTTACAGTCATCTCTCCCTTGGTTTCTTTTCGTGCCATAGGATCACACCTAAATAGATACTAAGCGCATATTCTATTGTATGTTCTCCATGTAAATAGCGAAAATAGGCTAAATTAGCAATCAATGGCGCAGACGATACCAAAATAATATCTTTATACGTAATCAGCACTAATTCTTTGAAGCTTTGATTGATTAGCCTTTCGTTTAAGTTATTTGCCCTAATTGCCCCATCAGGATGCCCCGGCAGAAAAAGGCCGTATTGCGAAAAGATTATTTAATCACATAGGATGATGTATGCCTCGAAGGTAGAGACATTTGACACGCTTTTTCGAGGTCACGCACAGGGACGGCGCCGCGAGGCTCGGCAAGCTGCTGGTCCGGGAGGGTATTGATACGCCTTGCATAGTGAGCCCTTCGAGCGGCCTGATCGTGAACGGGGGCAGTGCCCTGGTCCATGAGGATTTACCCTGCGTCTCCGATGCTTTTAACGTGCCGCCGCACGTGGGTCTTCCCTATAAGGTCAACAAGGATATCGTTCAGCTTTTCTCTCCGCCTATCCGGGATAATGCCTGTAAAGAGGCTCCACTGGTGGCGGTCGTCCACCCGGACTGGGTCGTGGAAGGCGCAGATATGTACGTCATGGCTGGCGCCCGGGCCATCGAGGGTGACGCGAGGTCTCTTTTAGACAGTTTCATAAAAATAAGGGCCTCGGCCAGGCCCGATACAGCTCTTTATGTGCCCGCGCTGGCCACCCCTGAGAACCTGTCATTACTAGTCTACTTAGGCGCAGATATCATCGACGATGTTTTAATAACGGTGAAGGCATACGGCGGCCTTTACCTGACTGAAGACGGCGAGTTCAGGCTCGAGGACCTGTCGGACCTGCCCTGCACATGCGAGGTTTGCCGTGGCCGTACGCCCGAAGGATTAATGTCTCTACCAGCTGTCGAACGTTTCGCGCTCCTGGCCAGGCATAACTATCTGAAGCTCGAGGAGGAGCTAAAGCGTGTCCGGCTCCACATCCGGCGGGGAATGCTGCGGGAGTACGTGGAAAAGCAGTGCCGCTCCCGTCCCTGGCTTACCGGCCTTCTCAGGCTTGCCGACGCCCAGTATGATTACCTGGAACAGCGCACGCCGGCCTACCGCTCGTCTCAGGTACTGGCCTGCTCGGCAGAGTCTCAGAACCGGGTCGAGGTCAGGCGCTTTGCGGAACGCGTGAAAACCAGGTTTCAGTCCGAAGGCGATATACTTCTTATTATCCCTTGTTCAGCCCGCAAGCCCTACTCCATGTCCCAGTCGCATAAGGCACTGGCCAGGGCTCTCGGGAAGTACCAGGGCTACGTGCATGAATTAATATTAACTTCGCCCATGGGCGTCGTGCCGAGGGAGCTGGAGCTCGTCTACCCTGCCGCACATTATGACGTAACGGTGACTGGCGTGTGGGACCTGGAAGAGCGCCAGTGGGTCTCGGGCTGCCTGCGCGATTATATTGATGCGCATCATTTTAAGAAGATCATTGCCCACGTGGAAGGCCCGTATGTGGAGGTCTGCAGGCAGACAGGCAGGGGTATGGTCTTCACTTCGGAGGGGCGCATAACGAGCGACGAGTCGCTTAATATACTCATAGAAACTATCCGCACGTCTGTTATGGAGCTGGGCACGAAGCCCCGCGGCACGAGAGAGATGCTGCTCGATATGTTCAGGGGAATGGCCGACTACCAGTTCGGCGCTGGAAAAGGCCGGCTCCTGGTGCCCGACAATGGCCTGGCCCGCGGCAAATACCCGCGGCTCGTCCTCTTCGACGGCAAAGAGCAGTTATGCTCCATATCGCCCGATTTCGGCTCGCTATCGCTCACGCTCGAAGGGGCAAAGCGTATGAGCCTCGATCCGGGCTATATCGTGAATATCGGCGAGTTTATCCCGAAAGGCAGCGTACTGGCGCCCGGAGTCATCGGCGCGAGCCTGCAGATAAGGCCAGGGGACGATGTCCTCGTGAAAGGGCCGAAGGCGATGGCCGTGGGTAAGGCGAAGATGAGCGGCTATGAGATGGCCGAGTCAACGCGAGGCATGGCCGTTGAGCTGAGGCACGTGGAGAAGTTATCATGACCGGGTTAAGCGACGTCATGCTTGACATACGGAAGAGACAGCATATTAAGCCCTATCCGCCGACGGAGCCGGTCGGGTTCTGGACAGGCGAGGACCTGCTGGATGGCAAGACGGTAAAGTCGAATACGATCATTTTCAGGACGAAGGGCTGCTTCTGGGCGCAGAAGGGCGGCTGCACGATGTGCGGCTATACCTACGACGCGGCCACGTCTCCGCCCACTGTCGACGACATCTTAGCCCAGTACCGCTCCGTCGAGGACAGGATCGAAGGCAGCGTGGTCAAGCTCTTTACGTCGGGAAGCTTTTTCGATAAGAGCGAGGTGCCGGAGAAGGCTCGTGACGAGATATTATCAAGTATCGGGAAGAAGGCCTCGAAGATCATCATCGAGACCAGGCCCGAGTTCGTCACCGATAAGGCTATGGAGGCCGCTTCTAAACACGGCGCCCGAATAGAAGTCGCCATCGGCCTCGAGACGTCGAACGACAGGATACGAAACGAATGTATCAATAAAAATTTCTTATTCGAAGATTTCGTCAGGGCGAGCGAGACGGCTAAAAGGCATGGCGTCACTACCAAGGCCTACCTTCTTTTAAAGCCGCCCTTCCTTACCGAGAAGGATGCCATGGAAGACATATTCCGGTCAGTCCTGGATGCGGCGCCATATGCCGGCACTATATCAATAAACTTATGCAACGTACAGCGGGGCACCATCGTCGATGATCTATTTAAGAAAAACGCCTACAGGCCGCCCTGGCTCTGGTCCATAGTGGAAGTAATAAAAAGAGTCCACGGGAAAACAAATTCCATGATCATGTCGGACCCGCTGGCGGCAGGCCAGGCCCGCGGCCCTCATAATTGCTACGAGTGCGACTATGCCTTCGCGGACGCCATCCGAAAATATTCCACTACTCAGGACATCCATGTATTCGACGGCCTGGCGTGCGACTGCCGCCTGCTCTGGGAAAAGACGCTGGCGCTCGAAGGCTGGACGTTCGGCTCGCCGCTGGTCTATTAGCGAGTTAATTCGATGGAATTCTATGACATTGTCAGGAGCCGTAAGCGTATCCGAAAATATACGAATAAAAAAGTACTCAGGAATATAAACACGGCCAACTGCTCAAATAAACAACCTTTATTTAGTATCGAATGCAAATATGCAGGCGAAGGTTTGAGGTCATGTGGAGCGAGATCATCGGCAAGTTCAAGGGCATGCCTTCCCAGGAAAAAGTGGTGAGGCTCCTGCTTGAGCGGGGCTTTCAGGTCGATGGGCAGGGACACGTCGTTTCGGGCAGGATAGAGATACCGCATACGCAGATCGCCAGAGAGGTCGGTGTGGACCGGCGTGTCGTGGACGCCACGACCGAGATGATACTCAGGGACGAGACGCTGAAGCGCGTCTTCATGAACATCCATTCGATCGCCTCTTTCAAGGATGTGGCGCCTCTTCTGGGCCTGGGCGTGGTCATCATAACTCCCGATAATGCCCAAAATATCGGCATCCTGAGCGACGTTACTTCGGTTATCTCGAGATTTAACCTGAGCATTCGCCAGGCCGTAACGGACGACCCGTTCTTTACTGACGAGCCTAAAATGACCGTCATCACGAACGACGTCATCCCGGGCGAGCTGGTCAGCGAGCTCCGCAAGCTCAAGAGCGTCAAGAGTGTCACGATCCAGTGAACACCCGGCTCGATTTCATATTTATATTTTTATTCCATGGTTAAATCCTGCCAGGTAAATGCCTGTAACTTATTTGCCTGTGATACGTGCCATATAAATATAATAAATACATAATATTTATATGGGCAATCTCATGGAAAGAAAGTGTATAGAGTTCAGGGAACTTGTTCTGGAGCGCTATAACGTAAAAAGGTTCGACGGGCGCAAGATCGACGAAGTAAAGCTCACAGAGCTTTTTGATATCATACGATGCGCTCCATCCGCGGATAATCTTCAGCCGTGGAAGATAAAGGTCATTTCGGACACTGCGATCAAGGAAAAGCTCCTGCCAGCCATCATGCAGTTTAATCATGAAAAGGTGAAGACGTGCTCCCACCTCCTCGTTTTCTGCGCGGACGGGGACCTGGGCGATCACTGGAAGCGGCTGGAGGAAAAAATGATAGCCGCCGGTTATCCCGAAGACGTCATCCAGCATATGGGGACCATCGCGAAAATGATCCTGGCCAGGGAGCCCCGGGAAATGCTCAACCGGTCACAATGGGACGTATTCCTGGCGGTCGGCAACGCGGTCAACGGTGCAAAAGCCCTTGGCTTTGACTCTTCCCTTTTTGGCGGCTTTAACGCCCGGGAGCTTGCCCGCCTGCTCGAGCTTCCGCCGGATATTGTTCCGACCCTGATCGTCGCGCTAGGGTACGCCGCCGATACGCCACTGAAAAAAATACGCTTTACAAATGGGGAAGTGTTCTTTTAAATCCCATGAAAAATCCGCTCATCAGACGATATTGGCAGTAAAATTTAATGTTCCTGCCAATTCATGATAAAGGTGATCAGTATGTCAGGTAAGCTGGAAGAGATCGAGGGCATCATAATACAGGAAAAGCCTCACCCGTCTATCGACGACCAGGGTCGCGGCGAAGAGAAGCTGGCGATCCGCGACCGCATCATGGATAAGATACGGTCCATCGCGGGCAGGGACAGCATCAAGCGATTTACGCCCATCCAGAGCCAGGGCGACCATAAGACACAGGACATTCTCTTCGTGGTGGACGAGGCCGAGTACCTGGCAACGCTATGGTATAATAACGCGATGACCGAGGGCCGGGTCGAAGACCTGCGGAAACAGGCGAAGAAATGCTAGGGGCGTTCTGCGAGCCCTTTTGATATAAGGTATTGCGCCGCCTTTGCGCTGTCCTGCCCATATAGCGCCAGCCTGGTAACACCTTTATTTACCGATATCTTATAGAGCAGGTCAAAGCCATTCAGCCATTTATCTGCCGATCGGCTTAAACGCTCCAAATCGCCGCCAGATGCATTTTTCTTTAGAATGACTATATCCGGCCGGAACACCTCAAAATGCATGCTTATGAGCCGTTCTACGGACTCAGGGAACCATTTCTTCCTCGCAATCGCGATGGTATCCTGGATGGATACGCGCTCTGTACCGCCGATGAGATTATCGGCATGGCAGACGATCTTTTCTTCTATAGTTTTTGGCACATAGTCTTTAGGCGGCAGTCCCAGCTTTTTTGCCTCATCGGAAGTCAGGCCCGCCCCTATGTGGCGCTCGACGATGTTGACGATACGCTCATCGACGCCTTCGTCCCTCAGTATTTGCGCCCCGATAATTCCATGGTCCATTCCATGGGACTTTGTCCGGCCGATATCGTGCAAAAGTGCGCCGACTTCGACAAGATCCCGGTCGCAGTCGACCTTATCGGCGATCTCCATGGCGTAGTCGCGGACCGCGAGAATATGCTCCATGACGCGCCGGTCCGCGCCATATTTTTTTAAAAGATCAAGGGCATCCTGTTTTTTCAGGGAAGTCATCGTTACTTCATCGCGGCCTTGAGATTATCGATACGGTCCTGCAGCGCCCGCTTCTCCACGCTATTATCGTAATACACCATCGGCGACCCGTCCACCGGGCAGGTAAAGTTCGAGTCCATGGCATAGTCAAAAAGAATGCGATGGTGCGCATCGTCTTCGCACACGTAGAACTCGTTATTCTCGAACTCCAGGCGCCTCTCGAGCTTTTTTATGAGCTTTCGCGTCTCGTTCCTGAGCATGTTCTCAGTGTTGTCGAGGTCGAGCTTCCATAAGTATGTCAGCCAGCCGCTATCCTTGTCTCTCTCCCGCCGGTAGAGCGCGAGGTGGTTCTCGTACAGGATATAGAGCGTTTTGCGGACGAGGTTCAGGTTTATGCCGCTGATCTCCTGGACATTCTCGTCCGTTACTTCTTTATCGGGGACTTTATCAAGCATCTTCTCGACGATCATTATACCGTCGTCCCCCACGAGCTTGCGTATATAGCCACGGATCGCTTCATTATTTAAAACGGACACATTTTCACCTTTAAGGCATGAGTTCAAAATATCGCTCTAGTCTTCAATAATATTTCTATGAAGGCATATATATGTTACCCGGCTTTCGAAAGTGCCAGATTCCTTTTTACAAAGCTCAGGCGCTCCTTAAGCTGACCGACGGCCTCTCCCCGAGTCGGTCCGGCCCCCATTATCGTGCATATCGCCTCTCCGTTCCCGTAAACGTTGCCTTTCTGCGGCACGTCCGCGATTAAAGGCTGGAGGAGGTCGCCCTTGACCCTTACAGGCTTACGGGCGAACAAAATGGCTTTTATGCCATATCGCTTTACTTTATAATCATTGAGCCTGCCGTTGATAGCGTCCACGTGGGCCTTGAACAGGTTATCCTGTACGGCCAGCTCGGCCGAGTCCACTGCACCCGTGAACCTTGGATTGATCTCGAGAATCCTGGGTCCGTCCCTGTTGACTATAAAGTCGATTCCATTATGGCCCACCAGGCCCAGCGCCGGCATGAGCTCCCGTGCAATATCGAACATCTGCTCCTTAAAACGAGTACCATACGGGGTCACGTTGCCGCAGTAGCCGAACTCCCTGTCCTGGCCCAGCCACTTTTTGCCCACGAGGATCTCGTTCACGCATATGGGCCGGGCCTCTTTACCGGTCGATAGCACGGATACGCTCAGGGGCTTTCCCGTCACGTACTCCTGGAAGAAGTACTCGTCGCCTTCGGGCAGCATCGAGGCGTCTTTAACCAGATAATTCTTAACGCCTCCGCCGCCCTTTACCGGCTTGGCGACACAGGGGAATTTCACGTCGCTCTTATTCTTATAAATATGAGGGTGGGGCATGCCCAGCCTCTTCAGCTTTTCGGCCAGCCAGACCTTGTTAACCACATTCCGGGCGATCTTCGGATCGTTACCGAGCACGAGCGACGCAGGCAGGTCGACATCCTCGAAGCCCGAGCCCAGCACGACTTTTTCAGCGTCGGTCTGCTCCAGCCAGGGCTTTATATCCCGGGGCAGGTCCCCGCTGAACGTAAAGTTCTTTTCAACGCACCGTAAAAGGTCCAGGTCATCGTAATGGCTAAGAGAGTACACCTTATACCCTGCCTTATGGGCGGGGCATGCCATGACCCTGGCATTGTAGCCCACGATGAAGACTGACTCCATGCCGCCTACTTCCTCTCGACGCTCTTACCGTGCTCGCAGGGTAAGATCTTTAGCTCACCGTCGCGAAAAGTCTTCTCGAATTCACGGCCCTGCTGCAGCCAGTCTAAAAAAAGGGCTAGTGCCGCGATCTCCGAATGAGGCTGATTGCCCACGGCGACGTTATAATCGGCCAGCTGGTACACGTCCCCGGGCACTTTTTCGGCCCCCACCACGACCATGATGCTTTTAGCCTTAAACTCGTTCCTTATCGTATCGATACAATCCG is part of the Methanocella sp. genome and harbors:
- the arcS gene encoding archaeosine synthase subunit alpha, with amino-acid sequence MTRFFEVTHRDGAARLGKLLVREGIDTPCIVSPSSGLIVNGGSALVHEDLPCVSDAFNVPPHVGLPYKVNKDIVQLFSPPIRDNACKEAPLVAVVHPDWVVEGADMYVMAGARAIEGDARSLLDSFIKIRASARPDTALYVPALATPENLSLLVYLGADIIDDVLITVKAYGGLYLTEDGEFRLEDLSDLPCTCEVCRGRTPEGLMSLPAVERFALLARHNYLKLEEELKRVRLHIRRGMLREYVEKQCRSRPWLTGLLRLADAQYDYLEQRTPAYRSSQVLACSAESQNRVEVRRFAERVKTRFQSEGDILLIIPCSARKPYSMSQSHKALARALGKYQGYVHELILTSPMGVVPRELELVYPAAHYDVTVTGVWDLEERQWVSGCLRDYIDAHHFKKIIAHVEGPYVEVCRQTGRGMVFTSEGRITSDESLNILIETIRTSVMELGTKPRGTREMLLDMFRGMADYQFGAGKGRLLVPDNGLARGKYPRLVLFDGKEQLCSISPDFGSLSLTLEGAKRMSLDPGYIVNIGEFIPKGSVLAPGVIGASLQIRPGDDVLVKGPKAMAVGKAKMSGYEMAESTRGMAVELRHVEKLS
- a CDS encoding archaeosine biosynthesis radical SAM protein RaSEA, with translation MTGLSDVMLDIRKRQHIKPYPPTEPVGFWTGEDLLDGKTVKSNTIIFRTKGCFWAQKGGCTMCGYTYDAATSPPTVDDILAQYRSVEDRIEGSVVKLFTSGSFFDKSEVPEKARDEILSSIGKKASKIIIETRPEFVTDKAMEAASKHGARIEVAIGLETSNDRIRNECINKNFLFEDFVRASETAKRHGVTTKAYLLLKPPFLTEKDAMEDIFRSVLDAAPYAGTISINLCNVQRGTIVDDLFKKNAYRPPWLWSIVEVIKRVHGKTNSMIMSDPLAAGQARGPHNCYECDYAFADAIRKYSTTQDIHVFDGLACDCRLLWEKTLALEGWTFGSPLVY
- a CDS encoding amino acid-binding protein, yielding MWSEIIGKFKGMPSQEKVVRLLLERGFQVDGQGHVVSGRIEIPHTQIAREVGVDRRVVDATTEMILRDETLKRVFMNIHSIASFKDVAPLLGLGVVIITPDNAQNIGILSDVTSVISRFNLSIRQAVTDDPFFTDEPKMTVITNDVIPGELVSELRKLKSVKSVTIQ
- a CDS encoding nitroreductase family protein, whose protein sequence is MERKCIEFRELVLERYNVKRFDGRKIDEVKLTELFDIIRCAPSADNLQPWKIKVISDTAIKEKLLPAIMQFNHEKVKTCSHLLVFCADGDLGDHWKRLEEKMIAAGYPEDVIQHMGTIAKMILAREPREMLNRSQWDVFLAVGNAVNGAKALGFDSSLFGGFNARELARLLELPPDIVPTLIVALGYAADTPLKKIRFTNGEVFF
- a CDS encoding transcription factor translates to MSVLNNEAIRGYIRKLVGDDGIMIVEKMLDKVPDKEVTDENVQEISGINLNLVRKTLYILYENHLALYRRERDKDSGWLTYLWKLDLDNTENMLRNETRKLIKKLERRLEFENNEFYVCEDDAHHRILFDYAMDSNFTCPVDGSPMVYYDNSVEKRALQDRIDNLKAAMK
- a CDS encoding ATP-grasp domain-containing protein, producing the protein MESVFIVGYNARVMACPAHKAGYKVYSLSHYDDLDLLRCVEKNFTFSGDLPRDIKPWLEQTDAEKVVLGSGFEDVDLPASLVLGNDPKIARNVVNKVWLAEKLKRLGMPHPHIYKNKSDVKFPCVAKPVKGGGGVKNYLVKDASMLPEGDEYFFQEYVTGKPLSVSVLSTGKEARPICVNEILVGKKWLGQDREFGYCGNVTPYGTRFKEQMFDIARELMPALGLVGHNGIDFIVNRDGPRILEINPRFTGAVDSAELAVQDNLFKAHVDAINGRLNDYKVKRYGIKAILFARKPVRVKGDLLQPLIADVPQKGNVYGNGEAICTIMGAGPTRGEAVGQLKERLSFVKRNLALSKAG